The Capsicum annuum cultivar UCD-10X-F1 chromosome 3, UCD10Xv1.1, whole genome shotgun sequence genomic sequence aacattctgtgtatatgttgaaatttttgtaatatgttcaGCAAgctgaaattttttgtaatattgaaaacataagttgtgtatttgtgtaatttttagttataataatttttaatgggTTAACGGTTTATCCGATAAGAAAATTGAGCAATCCATCCTCACACCAGTAagccattaattataaaattttgatctgtTTTCCAACCTTTAATTTGATAACACATTTTCAATAGCCAATAAATTAATTTTGCGATTGAATTAACGATTACAATTCGATTCTGAACAATCCTACAGAATACATAGTTTTGGCTTATGTGGCAACAGAGTCAACATGGACTTGCTCTCTTTTCTTTGAACTTGGTGGTCACCCTCCTCAATCCTCATGCTCAGGCTCTTTCCTATGACTATTGGTGTAGTCTATCCATCTCTTAATCCTACTTTTCATTCTCGAACGAAACATCTAGAAAAGCCTTTGGCTTCGGCTAAGTTCCAATTATTACGTGATAAACTCAAGCTGAAAGTGTCACCTTCATCCGAATTCTTATCGATTactatctcaaaatattttctatgcTTGCACGGTTAGGACTTGTAATCTCAATTACTATTACTGTACGGTGATCACGTCTATATATGTTTCACATAGGAATACACTGGAACTAGTAACGTCTGAACTGACTATTAACATATAGAGAACATGAAAGATGAGCTGGCCAATGGAGCACTTCTTTGATTAAGATTTAGATGGAACGTTAAGTAAGATAAATACATCAATGGGATATCCAAGATTATGTTCGGGAATAGATATATACTGTGTTTGATTATCGGTATAAATTTATCCGTCAATCAAAAACAATATAAATCTAATCCCAAACTTAATCCGGGATGTCCCACCTTATCCCGTcaaatttgagattattttagCTCACCCCCCATATTGGATAATTTAGTCCAACTATTATAATCTCATGactataatctcaaaataatctaatCCTCATACCATAAACCCCTAACAAATAATTATAAGCCAAACTAGATTTATATAGAATTGGTAGAAGAAAAACGTCTAGAAAATAATAGCTGCAAAGTAATTGCTGAGAAACGAACTGTTGCACGAAATAAAGAACCAAAAGTAAAAGCTGTCCAAAATACAGTAAGACAAAAGTCTGGTTACAAAGAAAAATTGAGTTCAATAATCATGTGACAACGCTGGTATTCATTGCTACTCGTGCATGGAAAATTCATCCGCTGAGTGTAGTTCAAAGTTTTAGGCTGTAGAAACAAGATTAAACACACCACTCAATTGATTCACCCAGCCATAAGCATACATGACAGAAACTGAAGAGAATCAGCAAAAGAGTATTAACTGAACAATCATATTGTGTTGGTTCAATGAAAAATTTTTACTTGTGAATTGCAATAGCAAAAGAGTGCAATGTTGCGCACCATGGCATAGTGGTCAATAATGTGGATTGAGCATCATGAGCTCTCAGGTTCAATAaccaacaaaaacaaaacacTAAGAGATTTCAACACATCTGTGAACAAAGTTACCTGCTTACTGTTGCTGGCGAGAGAGGTGGCAGGAGCAATGTTGTAGTTTAGATAAACTCTCTCAAGGATTTTGGTCCAGGGTGGTAAATAAGCCTTATTTCGGCAAGTCTAAATCTAAGATGCCGAATAAGTGTTAACTCCCTCATGAGTCATGTGGTTATACAACCATCTCAAAGAccaaataaaagtcataaaagatAGGACATTAAGCATAATACACGTTACAAGAGATCAAAGTTTTCACAATTAAACGTAAATGGAATAACAAGGGATCAAAAAGTTGAAATGACAAGTGCACAAAGATTATAAAAATGATACTTCAAATATCGCGTCAAGAGGAATACTCTTACATGAGTAGTTCTTTAGTACATTCTCCCCTCGCACTTCCGGGAGCCACATCTACAATTCTTTCTCTTCATATTGCCATTTTTATCATAAACATGGTCAATGTGGTAGTTGTAGTGATAAGTAAGTTCCTCTAATGGCGGAATACTCTTAGAAGTGAAAAACATTATGTGAGGTACTCTCCTATCACCATGGTAATACATGACATTTTGAGCATAAAGGTTTGGTGAGCAACTATGGTTGATAAATCTTCCAACATTCCCATATCTTAACGCATCAAGGGTAAATCCATCTTCATCCTTCCTTTGCAAATAGTTTGACTCAACTTTGAGGTTATTATTGCGCGCAACATTCCTTTTGGGGATTTCTTCATCGTAGTTGCCAACATCAAACAAGTACTCATCACGATCTATTCTATTTTCAGCTTCCCTTTCATCAAGCAACTCCCCAACATACTCACATATAAAACTTCCACATGAGATATAATCTCGTGACCTCAAACCCCATCCTCTTGATTCAGTCTTGAAAACCTCCAAATGGTACCGCGGACCATGTTGGCTAACTCTATTTTTGCAAGAAGGGGGACATTTGCAAGATGGACCACACTCATAAACAAGAGGTTTTGCTCTAAGAATAGAGCCTCTTGTATTGAATGGAATCTCACCTCCATTCCTAGAAGCACAAGAGCATTGCTCAGAATCCGAGCATCCACTTGTGCAATTGCAACCTTCAGGTTTACAGATATAATACCAATCTGGATATCGCATGTTGGTGATGTAAGTGAATGGTGGGGGTCTCTCATCGTCTATCGTATTGACAGCAGGGATCGGTATCTTCTCTTTTCCTTGCGAGACATCATAGTCCACAACAAACTCCAACTGCATAATCGACTTTGTTTCCTTGTTAACATTTTCAGGAAAATGACTTACCTTGACTAAATTTGGTAGCCGTGACACTAGTTCACGAGTAAGATTTGGTTGGCCAAGTTTtcttttcagttcaaacttgaaaACATATTTTCCAGTTGGAGCTCTTTCTTGCCAACACTTAGTCACAGTGTAGAGCCCAGCGTAAATGTATCGTACATCACTCTTTTCTCCATTTACTCTTTGTCGACCACAAATAACCCTCACGGGATACCCCAAATCCATGGAGTTCTTCAAGGCAAGATTACCCCCTTGAAGCTTTTGATCTTCCACTCTTGCATTAAAAGATACTTTTGGATTCCCACCTTGACCTACATAAATGATCGTTTCAGAAGAAATGGATTTGTTCTCATACCGACCAGAATCAACAATGCTAGTTGCGACACGCTTCCTGTTAATATTCACATAATTGATACCCTTAGTAAATTGGTGATGCAGTCCAATTGTAACAAGTTCTGCCCTGAACCGAAATTGATCCCCAATTTCAACTCCAGGAACATGTCCAAAGGTCCACTCACAATTTATCCActttttctgatttttcaaaGTCATTGCTGCCTCTGTATGGATTCTTCTTTTAGATGGTCCTTCATGTTTTTCTGCTTTATCTTCTAGCAGAAGTTTAGTGTAAACGTCATCAAAAAGTTTCAGAGTCTTTCTAACTTCTTTCACTTTCTGAATATGTTCATATTCAGTTAACAATCCATGACCAGAAACACCACTCATGACACCAGAATTCGTTAAATATTCTTGAGAAACTCCAAGATCTGTTTGCTTTTTCATGAGCGCAGATTCATATTGACCCCAATTCTTATAGACAAGATCCTGGCCTTTGTTCAGTTCAATGTGCTGCTCAGAACGTATGTCTTCGGGCATTGGCATGAAATTGACGGCATCTTCAATAATAACCTTGTTTGTTACGTTTCTAGGTTCATTTCGACCTTCAATTTGACTTTCTTCAATAGCAGGTAATTCTGGTCCATTTTCAACAGGCTCGCCTTTTATAAACCAATCACATGTATATCCTGTATCAGTTGATGGCTTTTGGAGAACCTCATTAACCAATACGTCATGCTGTTGAGTAGACTCGTCATAAAtaagatttttttctttcatcttcaAAGGTTGATTGCCATTAGTAGGTTGACATGAGGTATTCAAACGACTTGAATCACCAGCCTCTTCTGGACGTGCACCAGTTGCAACCAAATCATCCGTTTTAACTTGCCCAGGTTGCATATATTTTGCCTCAAAATTACTTCGCACGGAGACACTTGAGGGCTCAACTGACTCGATCACATTCGAATTAGCGGAGCATTGAGGATCGCTTCCATTCTTCTCTTGAGGAATACACGGGCCGCATCTCTCAGGAAAATTCCTAATAGCATCTACTTTCACACGCTTAGTAGTAGTAGTGGATGGAAATTCCGGGCAGATCTTAACGTCAGCATGTTGTTGAACTCTGCTTCCGTTGTTTTCACGAACAAATGCACCACAATTTTGAGGAAAATTGCGGGTACTATCAACTTTTAGGCTCTTAAATGTGGAGGTAGATTTAGTATCAACGCTCTGATTAAGTCTCTTCCCTAACATCTTTGAGGGACTTCTTTCAACTAACACCGACATCTACAAATTATAAAGTAGGCACAACTTAAAAAACAACCTTCCTAAACAAATtgtctctctatatatataaatcttaaagTTAATGAGAACTATCATAAAATTCGGGTTACGAAATTAGCCAACATTATGGTTATAAGTTCGCGTGCCTCGTGGCGTTTCTCAGGCTAACAATTTGGTTACAGGTTAGCTTTCAACAAAACCTTGTACAGATAATTTATACAGAATTCAAAACGCAAAAAAGTTTGTAATTAAAATCGATAAACAAAAAAATTGGCtacgaaaagaaaagaaaattatgcCTGGGAGATTAAACTAAAGAATTTGAAAACACCAAGAAAAGAAGCAAACTTACTTGAAATATGTTTTCAAGTGCTGGCATAAGATCAGAACGCTCTTTTAAACCAGAAACCCCACAACACAAAAGGTTGTCATGGAACAAACATTAGTATGGAACAAGGGGAAGGCAATATCAGGgtcctatttataataataaagtgAACGTACAGTAAGGTGCGAATTTGATTCCTATCCAAATTAGGTTTCTTTAAACCAATATTTTCCATAGCAAACATGGCAAGTCATATACAAAGTTACCATAATTAATAATCCTAACTTAGGTTTCTCGTAACTCGGTGTATTTTATTCCCCACAGTTCCCTTTAattatctcttttattttcacttttggaTTAAAATTCGAAAAATAGCTTTCCTATTATACGTGTTCAACAAGGAATACAAGTGCAAGTATAATATCACTGACTTATAGGGATGGTGAAAATCAAATCGATTTTTATTGAGTATTggttcagtttttatttttccatatatataatttattatatatttttcttaatttctctttaatttctacaaactaACAAAATTAATCAATTTTCTGAACTAACATTAAGTTCAAATCGATTTTTATTGAGTATTggttcagtttttattttttcatatatataatttattatatatttttcttaatttctctttaatttctacaaactaACAAAATTAATCAATTTTCTGAACTAACATTAAGTtcaagtttgaaaattcttgTATATTAAAGTAAAAATTACATTGCATAGATAAATAACTCCTTAGTAGgtggtgcggataacttgggtaatttgcgtggataactaatagataactagtacttactagttctatcatgttaaATGAAATATTATGTCATAGTATTCCTTAGTTTTTTTgtattaaccttattaattcttgtatattatttttaagggaTTCTATATGTTTCATATCTCTAGTTTTTAGGTAGTCAAGTAgatatttctgttaatcttatttgctccatatcttgtctccaatattctaagtattcatagtttatcattttatgctATAATAGTTGTAATACTACAAATTTCttagtaataatttattctaattatactatatctgatattaaattctaggttatttatttcgttaattatcctgtatttttcttctatgaataattctatgtctaaatcataatctaaactatcttttaGTTCTAGTTGTTccaaggttttatctatccaaattaatctttcttttaattgttttcttcctcttctaagctggtttctataattaatttcttcgtatagtcaactttgtttttctctaactcttcttatatattctaacatttttaatttgtataatatccatttgaataataactatctaaatataagcaatagctatcattatataagtgtaaattttctatagaacttaatgaCTCTTCATTCAAATGAAATACCTTTTCGTATATaattttctctatatatactatttctatatccttaagtacatacataacaagtatcttaaatttatctatcattccaTCAGATAGTAggtagtcattttatttcatatgatgctattttcaaaatattcccttcaatcatatacataacaaaatatggtcatcttagatcactatatacaaGACTATATTTACAATCacatttactaaagtaattatatcctagtatttttctaatttttaatatcttattcgGTATTGGATAATAATATgtcattgtttttgcatttaggtttctataatcaatagtcattctacttttttctttttttgttcactatgtttatttactataaacgtTGGACTATTGTacttactattacttttttgtatgtattgtttttctaataattcatctatatgcattttaaattcttttaaatcatcaaagttatatgttaatggtttttgggttattatgccatttttatctattagctcaatttttacagtagttttatgtctttctcatccttttaatggatcttcattatatagttgtcttaattttttctttattatttttaccttatctattgaaaatatcgttatttcttctttatttattgaaaatataactagttctattatttcttcagtattttttatattttttaatttttgtgtgattttttcacttccttttatccaatcagttttcttgcttattttattaataactctttttactcttactttttgtttacatggtgttgtaaaccaccagtgtgttctaGTTATTACATGTGAGCatgatttatctaaaaatggcattcctaaaagcatatcttttgatgttagttcataattatagatttcttctattgttaatatcttatcccatacttgtatttttatatttctagccttataagtaattaagcttccttcattattaaatcctctaactactattggtgtttttaatttatcccatttactttttggtaaacaattatatctacataaattggcttctgctcctgtatctatcattggtgtataatatctattataatatccttctaccattattttcataagtacatatattttcatatcatgtcaaagccctctttattaataatttttctctattataggttatggttatttgtgtatgttctatattgtagggttttacttgttctaaccattttattcctaatattatgtctgttttttgcatatcttcttttatttcaaattctatttttatttttctaactcctaatattatttctttttctgttgtaTCTTTAATGtctattagactccttggtagatctggacaCATATTACTAttggattttatttcttcatttttactagatattttgctaggTAATTTTCTTCCTATCCTGTACTtatgagtattaaatattctttttcatttattgttcctgttatgtaatgttgagttaaattaactattgaagttgtttcataatttgttctttttgatgagcttgatgattctggtttttcataaactattctttttgttgtacttatcctatcatttattatttctaaatcttcttctatgtctatatctttgtaactataatcattgttatcaattgttgtTACGAATttttcaaaaggactttctatgtgtattttattaattttattctttccagttattttatgttttgttgttaatacatatagatttttacattttgctgtaaatattttacttcctagggttagttctattcctgatattttccaatataatactaatgatatatctatatttttatctattattggtactgaataatttgcacttattataaaattgaatttttggtatattaaatttccttttatggcactaattatgctttttttctataggttaatatactatcatctgctaaatataattctgttggtgtatctattccttctctaaaacatgcttttattaatatctctgttcctctaaGGTGTaatattttattgagtctttactttttatatcgtttatttctttattaatcatTCTTTatattactagtggtatactagctttacctcttgcatatttataatctattacatgctctttttggcttactacatgtaacgccccgaaaacgggtcccggagcgtcacacggtgctggagggtacgagtagccccaagctaaccctttgagccattttcattcagttcaacacaaatcaacggggttttcataaataaccctcaaatatcaacagagtaatcatcatccaagaataaaagaatttcagaaagataacaaaatacgacttattagtcaactcccaacatctatactagtctgacaagcctctaagaaaatcaataaaaccagcgagccattgagacatgccccaactgactcatactcagttatcaaatgtaaacaatttcgtgaaaccaacatcagacatcacgtcctcggaacatgaggactcaccacaacagaggatgtagaacagcgtgccctaagaatcactgtcgaacctggaactgagcacctgaacctacattctgagaaaatgcagcccacatccaaagatgtggtccagtaccatggaaaggaatcgagtatatgggggtgtatgcagttgtataaacatcatcatcataaatatttataagaaatatgcaggatgtatgaaagactcacatagcccgaagaaaatcatcataatcatgagaggatgaaataagtataataacacatgtgagtcatcatataatttgtcaatcactttcagttcatcaagaatatcaattctcataatgtaaatatcatttaaatatttcgaaagaataactttcacaattccacttttaaatcacttcaccgttcaccatagacataagaaaatacacacacactgggagatcctataaccgacataaaccatgtgagctacatggagtccaacgtacaacccacgtcggggaaagccgtcctatccttgccatcggagtaggactatcgatatcaaatccacataaactagtgatcactatataaatcagcctcaggctcactcttacaggggaacgtagttctagggaagtaaggtcgctttatcccttccactcggtgctaaagatttctcctagacttagctcagatcatttcaaagtcaatccacaataaaacaatttcagtaatatataaatatacagcgggagccatcatgcttcctatctatcaaaatcaaccacgtggatttctttcacactcgagtttaaaacaactccattaagaccaaaaggtcaaatcattcaaaatatctcaaatattcaatatcaacgtgcttataacacacactttctcaaaaaaatataatttccaatggggattcacgactcaaatatcaaaatcatgataaatatcattcaagattcatgttttatatcaccacacatgtaaattcatctttc encodes the following:
- the LOC107866263 gene encoding histone-lysine N-methyltransferase, H3 lysine-9 specific SUVH6-like — protein: MPALENIFQMSVLVERSPSKMLGKRLNQSVDTKSTSTFKSLKVDSTRNFPQNCGAFVRENNGSRVQQHADVKICPEFPSTTTTKRVKVDAIRNFPERCGPCIPQEKNGSDPQCSANSNVIESVEPSSVSVRSNFEAKYMQPGQVKTDDLVATGARPEEAGDSSRLNTSCQPTNGNQPLKMKEKNLIYDESTQQHDVLVNEVLQKPSTDTGYTCDWFIKGEPVENGPELPAIEESQIEGRNEPRNVTNKVIIEDAVNFMPMPEDIRSEQHIELNKGQDLVYKNWGQYESALMKKQTDLGVSQEYLTNSGVMSGVSGHGLLTEYEHIQKVKEVRKTLKLFDDVYTKLLLEDKAEKHEGPSKRRIHTEAAMTLKNQKKWINCEWTFGHVPGVEIGDQFRFRAELVTIGLHHQFTKGINYVNINRKRVATSIVDSGRYENKSISSETIIYVGQGGNPKVSFNARVEDQKLQGGNLALKNSMDLGYPVRVICGRQRVNGEKSDVRYIYAGLYTVTKCWQERAPTGKYVFKFELKRKLGQPNLTRELVSRLPNLVKVSHFPENVNKETKSIMQLEFVVDYDVSQGKEKIPIPAVNTIDDERPPPFTYITNMRYPDWYYICKPEGCNCTSGCSDSEQCSCASRNGGEIPFNTRGSILRAKPLVYECGPSCKCPPSCKNRVSQHGPRYHLEVFKTESRGWGLRSRDYISCGSFICEYVGELLDEREAENRIDRDEYLFDVGNYDEEIPKRNVARNNNLKVESNYLQRKDEDGFTLDALRYGNVGRFINHSCSPNLYAQNVMYYHGDRRVPHIMFFTSKSIPPLEELTYHYNYHIDHVYDKNGNMKRKNCRCGSRKCEGRMY